CGATCCGCACCTGAGAGCCCGGCGTCACCTCGGCGACCTTGATCAACGCGCGGTACCGTGCCGGACCATCGGGAGTCTCCCAGAGTTCGTACTGGATCAGGTCCCCCCGTTGGACCAAGGTCGGGTCTTTGGCGAGATCACCGACAATGCACGACACCCATTCAGCGTTCATGACCGACCCTGAAAACCGTGTCACGGACGACCGCAGCGGAGCAGAAGTCGAGGAGGTCGTTGACCTGCCCGTGCGCGTCGAACGTGTTAGTGGGGGTCAAACGCGTCAGCGGAGGCCGCGCCGAGCAGCAGCGAGCACCTCCCCGAGACACTCGATGCGTGGCTCTGGCCTTCAATTCAATGCAGCAGGACGGGCTTGCCCTCGTTGCGCAAATCGTGAAGGGTGCGTGCGCCGTTGTCGATGGCGAATTCCAGGTTCTGGTTGTGCCCGGCGTCGCCGTTCCCCCCGAACACTCGTCCACAGTCGTTCCCGAGAAGCCGGGCTTCAGGTTGGGACCAGGGCACATCGGCCGATCGTATCTGTCGGAATTGGAACGTTCGCGTTGCAGCGCTGGTGCGTTCCACCTCCGCAGGTCCTGCAGTGAGCTCAGGGAACGTCCCCAGTGCCGTCGTGATACCGAATCGCGACAAAGGCAGCTTCGCCGATGGCGTCGCGGACACGGATGGCGAATGCAGGCGACAAGGTGGACTCGACTTCTTGTGCGGACATCCAACGAGCCACCTCTGTTTCGGAACTTGCCTGGAGCGAGCCAGCGCTCGGTCGACATCGAAAGACGAGCGCTACGACACCAAGGCGCATGTTCTTGTACACACCGGTAAGGCGGTCGATGTGGACGTCGATTCCCGTTTCCTCATGGACCTCACGCCGCAGCCCTTCCTCGATCGTTTCGTCCAACTCGAGGACGCCACCAGGCGGCTGCCATTCGCCGTTGTCACGACGCTTGACGACCAGGATTCGGCCCTCGACGTCGATAATGATGCCGGCCACGGACACGGAGTGACGCGGCAAGTCATCCATCGAAGCCCTGCCAGCGGCCGGGCGAGGCAGGGCCGGGAGGCAAACCGCCGAACCGGATGACGTCAAACCCGCCAGATTGCACAATGTTGATTCAATAGCGCCGGGAAGGTTCAGGCCGAGATTGCGTTGAATCGACGCGTGATCGCGGATTCTGATCAGCTCGGCCAGCCGGCGGAAGGTCGCGTAGGTAACTCCTTGACCTAGCGCTTCCGCAGCATAGGCACGTATTTCATCGAGCACATCGGGTGGAAACCCGTCGCGCAGTCTTGCTGCCCCAGCTTTCCGCGCCTCGAACCTGATCTCCGAGATCCCGCAGATCTCAATAGCCCTCTGCTCGGCGTCGAGCAGAGTTCTGGAGTCGGCGACCGAATCCGCGAGCGGCGAAACCTCGAAGGCACTATCGACTCCGCATTCGTAGACGTCGGAGCTGACCGCGCCAAGCTGAACAGGCATGCCGCCGGATCTGATGTCGACAAGTCCGCGGACGCCCTGGGCGGCCGCCACGAATAGCGCGGTTGCCTCGGAGGGGTGCCATCGGAGGATAGGAAGAGCCAGTGCCGCAACGTCGGAGGGGAAGGGTGGAAGCGGGACCCCGCCGATTGAGTGCGCTCGCGAGACGACGTCGTCGGCGGTGAGCTCGCCGTCGACCCCGGGGCCGGCGACCCAAACTCGGGCGTCGGGACTGAGCCCACGAGCGGCCGCGAGCACGAGAGCGTCCGCGAGCGGGCTACGGAGGCCGGCTTCCTTACCGGTCGCCAACACATCGCCGCCGACGTCGACGACAACCAGCGCATCCGCGTCGATCGCTTGCATGCTGGCAGCCAACTGCTCGCGCAGGCCAGCCGCGCCGTCGGTGGGATCCAGAAGGACGAGGGTCGAGGCGAGCGGGCCGACCAGGTCCCGAGCCAACGGTGGAAGGGTCGAGCCGGCCGGCGGGATGGGCCGAGTGCGCGGTGTGACGACGTGCTCAAGCCGACCGACCGTCTCGAGGCCCTTGAAGTTGGAGAAGCTGCGCGGCCCCGGCAGCGGATCCACGATCAACCGGTCCCAGGAGAAGGTGGCGATCGTGGCCGGCCCGGGCGGTCCGTAGGCGCGGTGCAGCAGGGTGGCGGCGAGCGCGTCGCCGCCACCACCGGCGGCGACGTAGAGCGGTCTCTCCACATGCCCACCATAGCCGTGCTACCGTCCACTGGTCTATGCCACTTCCCGAGGAGAACGAGCGCGCCATGGGCGAGCTGCCGAAGTTCGTCCAGATGGCCAACCGCGTTCGTGACCGGATCCTGAGCGGCGATTTACGACCCGGCGACGAGGTTCCGTCCGAACGTGCGCTGGCCACCGAATGGGGGGTCGCCCGCCCCACTGCGGCCCGGGCCTTGCAGGAACTCCGCTCCCTGGGCCTGGTCGAATCACGTCAGGGTTCGGGCTCGTACGTGCGGGAGGGGACGGCGAACGTCTACCGGCGCGCGAAGGATCGGTACGCCCGTTCGGCGTCGGCGGGCCGGGTCTACGCCGAGGGGGAGTGGGCTCGGATCGTTGCGGCGAAGCGGGCCCAGGCACCCGGTCACGTTGCGAAGGCGCTCGGCGTCGATGAGGGTTCGACCGTCGGACGGCGTCAACGGATCCTGGGCGACGGCAGCGGTCCGACGGAGATCTCGACATCCTGGTTCCCGATCGACATCGTCGAGGTCGCGCCGAACCTGATGAGCCGCAACCGGATTCGCGAGGGGTCGCTCGCCTACATCGAGTCCTGCACGGGCCGGCGCGGCCAGGTCGCGCGCGATCAGCTGTCGGCCCGGATGGCGTCCGCCGCCGAGCGCCGGGAGCTGTACCTCGACAATCCTTCCGCGGTCCTTGTCGTTCTCCACGTCGTGGTCGACCGAAAGAACCAGCCGCTGGAGGTCGTCGACGCGGTGTACCCGCCGGCCGGCCGGTGGTTTCTCGATCAGGAATACCCGCTCGGCAGCTGACAGAGGCCGGCCGACACTACTACCCGCAACTGGCCGTTGACGGACCGAAGTGGCCTATGCCACACTGGCAAGTGGCATAGGCCAATCCTTGCCCTGGTCACTTCGCCCGCGCCGGCTCGGTGAGGGATCTTCTCCAGCCCATGCGGTGCTGCCCGCACCGTCCACGCACCACCCAACCCTTGGGGGAAAGATGGACCGAGTACTGCTGACGGCCGAGGAAGCGGCGGACTGCCTCAAGGTCGGCCGGTGCAAGGTGTACGACCTGATCCGTACCGGCGAGCTGCAGTCGATCAAGATCGGCCGACTCCGCCGCATCCCGGTCGACGCCGTCCGCGAGTTCGCCAGCAAGATCCTGGCGGACGCGGACTGATGAGCGGTCGGAATGCCGTCGGTGAGGGCAGCGTCTACCAACGCAAGGACGGCCGCTGGGTCGCTGCCGCCTACGTCCCGGTCGCCGACGGCACCTACCGGCGCGTCTCGCACTACGTCAGGACCAAGGCCGACGCCAAGGCCAAGCTCCGTGAGATGAATGACCGGGCCGCGAAGAACATGCCGGCGCCACCGCCGTCGCTGACCGTCGAGGCCTACCTCGGCGAGTGGCTCACGCACATGAAGCAGCACGTCCGGCGCAGCACGTGGGTGGCCTACGAGTCCAACGCTCGGCTGCATATCGTGCCGCGGATCGGCCGCAAGAAGCTGTCGCAGCTATCGGTCCGCGACGTCCGGCTGATGATCGACGGCCTGCGCAAGGACGGTAAGGGCAAACGGACCGTCCAATACGTGCACGCCACCCTTCGCGCGGCTCTGGAGCACGCCTACCGCGAGGAACTCGTCACTCGGAACGTCGCCAAGATGGTCCGCGTCGAGCGGCCGACCCCGACGCCGAAGGAGCCGCTCAGCGTCGCGGAGGCGCGCAGGCTGCTCACCGCGACGCGCGACGACGAGGACCACGCGCTCTGGGTCGTCATGCTGCTCCTCGGCCTGCGCCGAAGCGAGGTGTGCGGCCTCAGGTGGGACAACGTCGACCTGGAGAACCGGACCCTCAGCGTCACCCACAGCGTGCAGCGGGTCGATGGCAAACTCCGCGAGCTGCCGACCAAGACCAGGCGCTCAACCAGGACGGTGCCGCTGCCGGCCATGGTCCACCAGGCGCTGGTCACCCACCGGGCCGCAATGATGCCGACCAGCCAGTACCTCCCCGAGCCGGTCTACGTGTTCGGCACCAAGATCGGCACGCCGATGGAGCCGCGAAACCTGACCCGGCGCTGGGTCACCTTGGCCGAGCGGCAGGGGATCCGCCGAGTGCCTCTCCACGCGCTCAGGCACTCCTGCGTTTCCCTCCTCCTTGCCCAAGGCGTGCACCCACGCACGGTGATGGAGATCGTCGGGCACAGCGCCATCGAAATGACCATGAACGTCTACGGCCACGTCAACCTGGAGACCCAGAGGAGGGCACTCGATGAACTCGACCGAACGCTGCGGTAGGTCACTGCTGTCAAATGCTGCTGTCAAACGGCCAACTAGATCACCAGTGATCAACTACACTGCCTCTGACCTGCACAAACACTGCGCGCCCGGAGGGATTCGAACCCCCAACCTTCTGATCCGTAGTCAGATGCTCTATCCGTTGAGCTACGGGCGCCTGTTCAGTTGTCGGATCGGGAGATCCGGCCTCACACACTAGCGGGACCCACCTCAGCGGGTCCCACCCTTATTTCACCACACCCCGGCGGGCCGGAGTACAGCGCGGAAGCGGAGGGATTTGAACCCTCGGTGCCCTTGACGAGCACAACACATTAGCAGTGTGTCCCATTCGGCCGCTCTGGCACGCTTCCAGGGGCCATCCCGGGGATGACCACCGGCGGGTTACCCTACCGGTCGAGCACCCGGCCGGGCAAAGCGGCTGGTCAGCGACGGTGCTCCGATCACCCGGACGAGCCCTTCGAGCGCCGCTGGAACGGACCAGGCATCGGCTTGGCGGCCGGGGCGGCGGGACGTCAACGGCCATACCCAGCACCACGACCTGGACAGTCGGGTCCATGCCGCCGACGAAGAGCTCGCGCCCGCGACGTTTCCGCGGAAGGTCCCCGGGGTCCGCGCTGGCGAGTCGCGCTCGCGGCGAGTGGCGCGCAGCCGGTTCACTTGCGCCGGTGGTGCGCCGGTCGGCACGACCGGCGGCGAGGGTCGGCGCAGTGGTGGCCGCCCGGGTTGGCGCGGCTGGTCGACGGTCCCAATCCGGGCATCCAGCGGGGTCCCGGGCGAGCCCGTCGGGATGCCGCCAGACTGATCGGGCCGACCCGTGGGTACCAGCCCCTCGACGACGAAGGGAATCGCCATGACCGACCGCCCGGCCGTGACCATCGGAATGATCAACATCGACAGCGCCGACGCCGCCGCCGCTGGTCGATTCTGGTCGGCGCTGACCGGCTGGGAGGTGGTGGCCTCCGGCGACGGGTACTCGATGGTGTCCGGCGGCGGGCACAACCTCGGCTTCGGCACCATCCCGGACTACCAGCCGCCGGCCTGGCCGAACGAGCACGGCAGCAAGCAGTTCCACCTGGACCTGGCCTGCGCCGACATGGCCGCCACCGAGGCGAAGGCGGTCGAACTGGGGGCCAGCGTGGTCGATCCGCAGCCCGGTGACACCTGGCGCGTGCTGATCGACCCCGACGGCCACCCTTTCTGCCTCACGGACGCGAAGAACTGGGGCTGAACCCGGCGACCGCACCGGCCTCGGCGGCGGAACGGGACACGGCACCCACCCCGATCAGGGCGATCCCGAAGTTGACCACGGTCTCCACCCACCCCGGGTGCGCGTAGGCCGGCGCGAGGAACGCTAGCGCAACGATCACTGCGGTGACCGGCAGGATCAGCGCCAGCACCCGCCCGCCGATGCCCACCGGGTTCATGCGGATCAGGGACAGTCCCAGGACGATGGCGGCCAGGATGGTGCCGAAGAAGATCGGTGTGCCCAGCGCCCCGAACACGGCGGCGAACGCCCCGTCCTGCGACTGCGTCAGTAGCAGGGTCGGCACGATGGCGACGAAGCTGACGGCGGACGCGGCCAGGCAGACGACCAGCACCCACCGGCAGATCCGGGCCACCCGGTTGGCCGCCCCGAACCGGGCCGCCTCGGTGATCAGCACCCAGGTGAGCGCGGCATAGGTGAGGCCGTGCCAGATGTCGCTGGCGACGATCGCGCCGACCGGGCCGTCGTCGGCGGCCAAGATCGAATCGTGGCCGGTCGTGGCCTGCACGAACGCGTCGGTCAGCGCGATGCCGGACAGTCCGACGCAGCCGATCAGTGCCGC
This genomic window from Nakamurella multipartita DSM 44233 contains:
- a CDS encoding helix-turn-helix domain-containing protein; translation: MDRVLLTAEEAADCLKVGRCKVYDLIRTGELQSIKIGRLRRIPVDAVREFASKILADAD
- a CDS encoding VOC family protein, with protein sequence MTDRPAVTIGMINIDSADAAAAGRFWSALTGWEVVASGDGYSMVSGGGHNLGFGTIPDYQPPAWPNEHGSKQFHLDLACADMAATEAKAVELGASVVDPQPGDTWRVLIDPDGHPFCLTDAKNWG
- a CDS encoding DUF1152 domain-containing protein is translated as MERPLYVAAGGGGDALAATLLHRAYGPPGPATIATFSWDRLIVDPLPGPRSFSNFKGLETVGRLEHVVTPRTRPIPPAGSTLPPLARDLVGPLASTLVLLDPTDGAAGLREQLAASMQAIDADALVVVDVGGDVLATGKEAGLRSPLADALVLAAARGLSPDARVWVAGPGVDGELTADDVVSRAHSIGGVPLPPFPSDVAALALPILRWHPSEATALFVAAAQGVRGLVDIRSGGMPVQLGAVSSDVYECGVDSAFEVSPLADSVADSRTLLDAEQRAIEICGISEIRFEARKAGAARLRDGFPPDVLDEIRAYAAEALGQGVTYATFRRLAELIRIRDHASIQRNLGLNLPGAIESTLCNLAGLTSSGSAVCLPALPRPAAGRASMDDLPRHSVSVAGIIIDVEGRILVVKRRDNGEWQPPGGVLELDETIEEGLRREVHEETGIDVHIDRLTGVYKNMRLGVVALVFRCRPSAGSLQASSETEVARWMSAQEVESTLSPAFAIRVRDAIGEAAFVAIRYHDGTGDVP
- a CDS encoding site-specific integrase — protein: MSGRNAVGEGSVYQRKDGRWVAAAYVPVADGTYRRVSHYVRTKADAKAKLREMNDRAAKNMPAPPPSLTVEAYLGEWLTHMKQHVRRSTWVAYESNARLHIVPRIGRKKLSQLSVRDVRLMIDGLRKDGKGKRTVQYVHATLRAALEHAYREELVTRNVAKMVRVERPTPTPKEPLSVAEARRLLTATRDDEDHALWVVMLLLGLRRSEVCGLRWDNVDLENRTLSVTHSVQRVDGKLRELPTKTRRSTRTVPLPAMVHQALVTHRAAMMPTSQYLPEPVYVFGTKIGTPMEPRNLTRRWVTLAERQGIRRVPLHALRHSCVSLLLAQGVHPRTVMEIVGHSAIEMTMNVYGHVNLETQRRALDELDRTLR
- a CDS encoding GntR family transcriptional regulator — encoded protein: MGELPKFVQMANRVRDRILSGDLRPGDEVPSERALATEWGVARPTAARALQELRSLGLVESRQGSGSYVREGTANVYRRAKDRYARSASAGRVYAEGEWARIVAAKRAQAPGHVAKALGVDEGSTVGRRQRILGDGSGPTEISTSWFPIDIVEVAPNLMSRNRIREGSLAYIESCTGRRGQVARDQLSARMASAAERRELYLDNPSAVLVVLHVVVDRKNQPLEVVDAVYPPAGRWFLDQEYPLGS